A window of Silurus meridionalis isolate SWU-2019-XX chromosome 4, ASM1480568v1, whole genome shotgun sequence contains these coding sequences:
- the fbxo43 gene encoding F-box only protein 43 → MLRVRARIFAAFGAVFRARRFKRWSSRAGEELSVEYAFWNHGNSEPSETWTVKAGSRNPSFTNPVSSHTYSHGDDTRTYGKESVHFSIVDTQKENLSSSQRRGRDSQYPSHPQWCETPKLTKKDVSLRRRILTSKSFTDMKMSVSRTLGCRDACTQGEAESPDVLLSGPLSFSTLRSDAGALVCMKRRLMFSQAVTSTLEDGKDEASPPLSEPDLDESIISGLLPSETPEMQRGREGFQTPVTRLAADLSESLSVLSTPSHTPLSGLNMSEDSGFGSLRLDGLEDGGDDCSFQDGASRVTLGRDHRRSRLDHQHRLSTLREGSQSDDEVKVWCMNGQGLKLEEEVFAETPPLRVTQHDLSLTPALQAMEALSRSFTLSHDLERSISTCLNLSHDLDHPIITHLPLSHLIGRKMGLGKVDVLSELHMRNLHHILSSILQLLSAKDLQMCTQVCDSWSDIILQDRKANRRRRMYEREQKRVLEMGGAARVVDAETRLTLACRSALGSVQAQAKTPSAHTLTPATNGTHAHTPPSMKRQQFLQVAKTLFSDECLRPCPRCERPARCNSVKAEGVCSWSECVFHFCTFCLRTYHGSADCTRLPNMHSRRKGRSQLLPGSAQSKRNVKRL, encoded by the exons GCGAGCC GAGT GAGACATGGACAGTGAAGGCTGGGTCCAGAAATCCATCTTTCACCAATCCTGTGAGCTCACACACTTACTCGCATGGCGATGACACCAGGACATATGGGAAGGAGAGTGTCCACTTCAGCATTGTGGACACGCAGAAGGAGAACTTGTCCAGCTCTCAGAGACGGGGGAGAGACAGTCAATACCCATCTCACCCGCAATGGTGTGAGACTCCCAAACTGACCAAGAAAGATGTGTCTCTGCGCAGACGTATCCTCACATCCAAATCCTTTACTGACATGAAGATGAGTGTGTCCAGGACACTGGGCTGCAGGGATGCGTGCACACAAGGAGAGGCAGAGTCTCCGGATGTCCTCCTTAGTGGCCCGCTCTCTTTCAGCACGCTCAGGTCAGACGCAGGAGCCTTGGTCTGCATGAAGCGCCGTCTGATGTTCTCTCAGGCTGTTACGTCCACGCTGGAGGACGGGAAGGATGAGGCAAGCCCCCCTTTGTCTGAGCCTGACTTGGATGAAAGCATCATCTCGGGCCTGTTGCCGTCTGAGACACCGGAGATGCAGCGGGGACGAGAAGGCTTCCAGACCCCTGTGACCCGTCTAGCGGCTGATCTGTCTGAGAGCCTGAGCGTGTTGAGTACTccttcacacactcctctctccgGACTGAACATGTCTGAGGACAGTGGCTTTGGTTCACTGCGATTGGATGGCTTagaggatggtggtgatgaCTGTTCATTCCAGGACGGTGCATCACGGGTTACACTCGGCCGAGACCACCGCCGCTCCAGACTTGATCACCAACACAGACTGTCCACACTCAGGGAGGGCTCACAATCAGATGATGAGGTCAAAGTTTGGTGCATGAATGGGCAGGGCCTAAAGTTGGAGGAAGAGGTGTTTGCAGAGACTCCGCCTCTTAGGGTGACTCAACATGATCTGTCGCTCACTCCTGCATTGCAAGCCATGGAGGCTCTAAGCCGCTCCTTTACTCTCTCACATGACCTTGAGCGGTCAATCAGCACATGCCTAAACCTCTCACATGACCTTGACCATCCAATCATAACGCACCTGCCGCTCTCTCACTTGATTGGCCGGAAGATGGGTTTAGGTAAGGTGGATGTTCTCAGTGAGCTTCACATGAGGAATCTGCACCACATCCTTTCCTCCATCCTGCAGCTGCTCTCTGCCAAAGACTTGCAAAT GTGTACTCAGGTGTGTGACTCCTGGAGCGATATAATCCTGCAGGACAGGAAGGCAAATCGCAGAAGGAGAATGTATGAACGAGAGCAGAAACGCGTACTGGAG atggGTGGAGCTGCTCGAGTGGTGGATGCAGAGACGCGGTTAACCCTGGCGTGTCGCTCGGCTCTTGGCAGTGTTCAAGCTCAGGCTAAAACGCCCAgtgctcacacactcactcctgcAACTAACGGCACCCATGCACACACTCCACCCTCCATGAAACGCCAACAGttcctgcag GTTGCAAAGACACTGTTCAGTGACGAATGTCTCCGTCCATGTCCCCGGTGTGAGCGTCCCGCTCGCTGTAACTCTGTAAAGGCTGAAGGTGTGTGTAGCTGGAGCGAGTGTGTGTTCCATTTCTGCACTTTCTGTCTGCGAACCTATCATGGCTCGGCAGACTGCACACGCCTTCCCAACATGCACTCCCGCAGGAAGGGCCGGAGCCAGCTGTTACCAGGCAGCGCACAGAGCAAACGCAATGTCAAGAGACTGTGA